The Schizosaccharomyces pombe strain 972h- genome assembly, chromosome: I genome contains a region encoding:
- the dut1 gene encoding deoxyuridine 5'-triphosphate nucleotidohydrolase, producing the protein MSFFVQKLSEKATIPTKGSANSAGYDLYAAAECIVPRRGKVLVDTDLAIAVPEGTYGRVAPRSGLASKHSIDTGAGVIDADYRGHVRVLLFNYSDVDFPIKVGDRIAQLILERIVNPPVILVESLEATVRGANGFGSTGV; encoded by the coding sequence ATGAGTTTTTTCGTTCAAAAACTTTCTGAAAAAGCAACCATTCCTACTAAAGGCTCTGCAAATTCTGCTGGATATGATTTGTACGCGGCTGCTGAATGTATAGTTCcaagaagaggaaaagtTTTAGTGGATACCGATTTGGCAATTGCTGTTCCTGAGGGGACTTATGGTCGTGTTGCTCCAAGAAGCGGATTAGCTTCAAAACATAGCATTGACACTGGCGCCGGTGTGATTGATGCAGATTATCGTGGCCATGTTCgtgttttacttttcaattACAGTGATGTTGATTTTCCTATAAAGGTCGGAGACCGGATAGCCCAACttattttggaaagaatTGTCAATCCACCAGTCATACTTGTAGAGAGCTTAGAGGCTACAGTCCGCGGTGCTAATGGCTTTGGAAGTACCGGTGTTTGA
- the cdr1 gene encoding serine/threonine protein kinase (NIM1 family) Cdr1/Nim1, producing MVKRHKNTIGVWRLGKTLGTGSTSCVRLAKHAKTGDLAAIKIIPIRYASIGMEILMMRLLRHPNILRLYDVWTDHQHMYLALEYVPDGELFHYIRKHGPLSEREAAHYLSQILDAVAHCHRFRFRHRDLKLENILIKVNEQQIKIADFGMATVEPNDSCLENYCGSLHYLAPEIVSHKPYRGAPADVWSCGVILYSLLSNKLPFGGQNTDVIYNKIRHGAYDLPSSISSAAQDLLHRMLDVNPSTRITIPEVFSHPFLMGCTSLSSMDSTTPPTPSLSIDEIDPLVVDCMCVLWKKSSSKKVVRRLQQRDDNDEKYVYKVLSEILRDDMLKKQRFDENKYLSLYDLIHDNNLFTKASISTTSLVKSNVSTNSRKSSNFEDELARRVSSPLSALNQMSQSPIPIRVSSDKDYDSYACHEVVSNPSTLDDDYNYMFVCPPEEYTYSTDNVRTDSLDLQSLPTPTLEQLESVPFNRYGYVRIFPSTTLSSTASGYYTPDSLSTPEPSIDGLTNLDDVQVGGFVQGSGNQNRRPISFPVISNMQPNITNVRSASAPLCSSPVPSRRYSQYATNARYTPRKVSSGSVLRKISSFFRKD from the coding sequence ATGGTGAAGCGACACAAAAATACTATTGGCGTATGGCGTCTTGGGAAGACTTTAGGGACTGGTTCCACTAGCTGTGTGCGTCTTGCCAAGCATGCTAAAACTGGTGATTTGGCTGCCATCAAAATTATCCCTATTCGATATGCCTCCATAGGAATGGAAATCTTAATGATGCGTTTGTTGCGCCATCCTAATATTCTTCGACTATACGATGTTTGGACCGATCATCAGCATATGTACTTAGCACTCGAGTACGTCCCTGATGGTGAGCTTTTTCACTATATACGCAAACATGGACCTTTGAGCGAAAGAGAGGCTGCGCATTATCTTTCCCAAATTCTTGATGCTGTAGCGCATTGTCATCGCTTTCGCTTTCGCCATCGGGATTTAAAACTTGAGAATATTCTCATCAAGGTAAATGAgcaacaaattaaaatagcTGATTTTGGCATGGCCACTGTTGAACCAAATGACTCTTGTCTTGAGAATTATTGCGGCTCTTTACATTATTTGGCTCCCGAAATTGTATCTCACAAACCATATCGTGGAGCTCCTGCTGATGTTTGGTCTTGTGGTGTCATCTTGTATTCATTGTTGTCGAATAAGCTCCCCTTTGGTGGTCAAAACACAGATGTTATTTATAATAAGATTCGCCATGGCGCATATGATCttccttcttcaatttcttcggCTGCGCAAGATTTGTTACACAGAATGCTAGATGTAAATCCAAGCACGCGTATAACAATTCCGGAAGTTTTTTCTCATCCATTTCTAATGGGCTGTACATCATTGAGCTCTATGGATAGCACTACCCCTCCTACCCCTTCACTGTCAATTGACGAAATTGATCCATTAGTAGTTGATTGCATGTGTGtgctttggaaaaaatcATCCTCTAAAAAAGTCGTTCGTCGTCTTCAACAGCGAGATGATAACGACGAAAAATATGTGTATAAAGTTTTATCCGAGATTTTGCGCGATGAtatgttgaaaaaacaacgttttgatgaaaataaatatctcAGTCTTTACGATTTAATTCACGACAATAATCTTTTCACCAAAGCTTCTATTTCAACAACATCGTTAGTAAAATCCAATGTTTCGACAAACTCTCGCAAAAGTagtaattttgaagatgaaCTTGCTAGAAGAGTTTCTAGTCCGCTTTCAGCCTTAAATCAAATGTCTCAATCTCCAATACCGATCAGGGTGTCTTCTGACAAGGATTATGACAGCTATGCCTGTCATGAAGTAGTTTCAAACCCATCGACTTTGGATGATGACTATAATTATATGTTTGTTTGTCCACCAGAAGAGTATACTTATTCAACTGATAATGTTAGAACTGATTCTCTGGACTTACAATCTCTCCCCACTCCTACCCTTGAGCAATTAGAATCCGTACCATTCAATCGGTATGGCTATGTCCGCATCTTTCCTAGCACCACTCTGTCTAGCACAGCCAGTGGCTACTACACTCCTGATTCACTTTCAACTCCTGAACCATCAATAGATGGGCTAACCAATTTGGACGATGTCCAGGTTGGAGGCTTTGTTCAAGGATCAGGCAATCAAAATAGACGTCCCATATCTTTTCCTGTAATCAGTAATATGCAGCCGAACATAACTAATGTGAGATCTGCTTCTGCTCCTTTATGTTCATCTCCAGTTCCAAGTCGGAGATATTCTCAATATGCTACTAATGCAAGATATACTCCCAGAAAAGTTTCTTCCGGTTCTGTATTACGAAAGatttcttcattctttCGGAAGGATTAA
- the bcs1 gene encoding iron-sulfur protein assembly ATPase, whose product MDNIGAADAATSSGISGLLSGNSFLGAGIGLMGFGAGLAILRRGLISGASLVKRRMLVSVEIPSKEKSYNAFLHWMSTVPKRYSNQLAVESNRQLKMPQNAREKPDKQVANRIFSLVPGPGKHYIKYKKCWIQVERERSNRLQDLTTGTPWETITLTTLSRDRGIFSELLLEAQKFMQSAQKNKTTIYTAWATEWKPFGHPRSKRMLSSVVLESNVKKMITDDVHDFLRNSQWYDTRGIPYRRGYLLYGPPGSGKTSFLYALAGELDYDICVLNLAEKGLTDDRLNHLLSNVPPKAVVLLEDVDSAFQGRERSGEVGFHANVTFSGLLNALDGVTSSDERIIFMTTNHPEKLDPALVRPGRVDVKAYLGNATPEQVREMFTRFYGHSPEMADDLSDIVCPKNTSMASLQGLFVMNKSSPADAVDMAKELPDNPPSTPFSFNVHRKSLSV is encoded by the coding sequence atggatAATATAGGTGCTGCCGATGCAGCGACGTCTTCTGGCATTTCTGGGTTACTAAGTggaaattcatttttaggTGCTGGTATTGGTTTAATGGGTTTCGGTGCTGGGCTAGCCATATTACGTCGTGGGCTTATTTCAGGAGCAAGCTTagtaaaaagaaggatGCTAGTGTCTGTCGAAATTCcaagcaaagaaaaaagttataATGCCTTTTTGCATTGGATGAGCACGGTGCCTAAACGCTATTCAAATCAGCTGGCTGTTGAAAGCAACAGACAACTCAAAATGCCGCAAAATGCTAGGGAAAAACCTGACAAGCAAGTTGCAAATCGTATATTCAGCCTCGTTCCAGGTCCTGGAAAGCATTACATAAAGTACAAAAAGTGTTGGATTCAAGTAGAACGAGAGCGTAGCAATCGTCTGCAAGATTTAACAACTGGAACACCTTGGGAGACAATTACTCTTACCACTCTTTCAAGAGATCGTGGAATTTTTTCCGAACTTTTATTAGAAGCTCAAAAATTCATGCAAAGTGctcaaaaaaacaagacTACTATATACACGGCTTGGGCCACTGAATGGAAGCCTTTCGGGCACCCTAGATCAAAAAGGATGCTTTCTAGTGTTGTACTTGAAAgcaatgttaaaaaaatgattacAGACGACGTTCATGACTTTTTACGAAATTCACAATGGTATGATACAAGAGGAATTCCATATAGAAGAGGCTATCTTCTTTATGGACCTCCTGGAAGTGGAAAAACCTCATTTTTATATGCTCTTGCAGGTGAATTGGACTACGACATATGCGTTCTAAACTTGGCTGAAAAAGGCTTAACTGACGATCGTCTCAACCATCTACTTTCTAATGTACCTCCCAAGGCAGTAGTTTTACTGGAGGATGTTGATTCTGCATTTCAAGGTAGGGAACGATCTGGGGAAGTTGGGTTTCATGCCAATGTTACATTTAGTGGGTTGTTAAATGCACTCGACGGTGTCACTTCATCAGACGAAAGGATTATATTTATGACAACTAATCATCCTGAAAAGCTTGATCCAGCTCTCGTTCGTCCGGGCCGCGTTGACGTTAAAGCATATCTTGGAAATGCTACACCTGAACAAGTTCGCGAAATGTTTACTCGCTTTTACGGTCACTCCCCAGAGATGGCTGACGATTTAAGTGATATAGTGTGTCCAAAAAATACAAGTATGGCTTCATTGCAGGGTCTTTTTGTAATGAATAAGAGCTCACCTGCTGATGCTGTTGATATGGCTAAAGAGCTTCCTGATAATCCTCCTAGTACACCTTTCTCCTTTAACGTACACAGAAAGTCTTTGTCTGTATGA
- the utr4 gene encoding methionine salvage haloacid dehalogenase-like hydrolase — protein sequence MVKNLLLDIEGTVGSISFVKDKLFPYAASRYESYVNENYESDENLRELGKTPEEALINLRKLHAEGSKERSFKMVQGRIWKKGYESNELTSHLFPDVVPAIQRSLQLGMRVYIYSSGSVPAQKLYFEHSDAGNLLKYFSGYYDTTIGLKTECGSYVKIVGNSNPREWLFLSDNINELKAARKVGLHTGLVVRPGNDPVVDTSGFPVYNSFEILFTE from the exons atggttaaaaatttgctcTTGGATATTGAAGGGACTGTGGGTAGCATTTCATTTGTCAAAGACAAATTG TTTCCATACGCTGCTTCAAGATACGAAAGTTatgttaatgaaaattatgAAAGTGATGAAAACTTGCGAGAACTTGGAAAAACGCCTGAAGAGGCCTTGATAAATTTACGAAAGTTGCATGCTGAAGGAAGCAAAGAACGTTCCTTCAAAATGGTCCAAGGTCgtatttggaaaaaaggTTATGAAAGTAATGAACTAACTTCACACTTGTTCCCCGATGTTGTTCCTGCTATTCAACGTAGTTTGCAATTGGGAATGCGTGTTTACATTTACTCCAGTGGGAGTGTTCCAGCTCAGAAATTGTATTTCGAGCATTCAGATGCTGGAAACCTTCTAAAGTATTTCTCTGGATATTACGATACTACTATAGGGCTTAAAACTGAGTGTGGCAGTTATGTGAAAATTGTGGGAAACTCAAATCCTAGAGAATGGCTCTTCTTGAGTGACAATATCAACGAGTTGAAAGCTGCAAGAAAAGTCGGGTTGCACACCGGTTTGGTGGTTCGTCCTGGCAATGATCCTGTTGTAGACACCAGTGGATTCCCCGTGTACAAtagttttgaaattttgttcACGGAATAA
- a CDS encoding pyridoxal phosphate homeostasis protein: MSTIHSCLDLIRSQIQQSANGRNVLLVAVSKFHPVETLMEAYNAGQRHFGENYMQEFLKKVELMPDDVQWHFIGSLQSSKCKKIASVKNLYSIETIDTEKKARLVNSAREALQLPLNVYIQVNTSGEENKGGVTPSKVLELCKQVQDMKYLRLKGLMTIGSISNSQLSDHNPDFQVLSDLRESLQNELGIPLQLSMGMSSDYLLAIKYGSDSVRVGSSIFGSRPTEKPSDVHISASK, from the exons ATGAGTACTATCCATAGCTGTTTAGATTTAATTAGAAGTCAAATCCAGCAATCTGCAAATGGCCGCAAT GTTCTTCTTGTAGCTGTTAGCAAGTTTCATCCTGTTGAAACCTTGATGGAAGCGTACAATGCTGGTCAAAGGCACTTTGGCGAGAATTACATGCAAGAATTTCTAAAGAAAGTAGAGTTG ATGCCCGACGACGTCCAATGGCATTTTATCGGTAGTTTACAGTCATCTAAGTGCAAGAAAATTGCATCTGTAAAAAACTTGTACAGTATTGAAACCATTGATACTGAAAAGAAGGCTCGTTTGGTAAACAGCGCTCGTGAGGCATTACAACTACCCTTAAATGTCTATATTCAAGTAAATACCAGTGGTGAGGAGAACAAGGGAGGAGTTACTCCGTCTAAAGTTCTTGAACTCTGTAAGCAAGTTCAAGACATGAAATATTTGCGACTCAAAGGCCTCATGACTATTGGCTCTATTTCCAATTCTCAATTATCTGATCACAACCCAGATTTCCAG GTTCTTTCAGATCTTCGTGAGTCTTTGCAAAATGAGCTCGGTATCCCTTTACAATTGTCTATGGGAATGAGTTCTGATTATCTCCTTGCTATAAAATATGGAAGCGACTCTGTTCGTGTTGGCAGTTCCATATTTGGTTCTCGTCCGACAGAAAAGCCATCAGATGTTCACATATCTGCATCGAAATGA
- the med11 gene encoding mediator complex subunit Med11 produces the protein MTNSDDDLFSEKSTSSDTQQVQNILELEAKIPDILSSAGKCIEAIQLNNSLEDFRKYSKEFLETVEFISTGLRRQALELEKAEVPVVSLQPKKRYASTPLSNLIFDQSSKLIPKYC, from the exons ATGACTAATAGTGACGACGATCTTTTTAGTGAAAAATCAACATCTTCTGATACTCAGCAAGTACAAAATATCCTCGAACTTGAAGCAAAGATCCCCGACATTTTATCTTCAGCTGGAAAATGCATTGAAGCCATTCAACTAAATAATTCTCTTGAGGACTTTCGCAAATATTCTAAAGAATTCTTAGAAACAGTTGAGTTCATTTCTACAGGGCTGAGGAGACAAGCATTGGAACTTGAAAAAGCTGAGGTACCTGTCGTTTCTTTACAACCTAAGAAGCGTTATGCGTCTACTCCATTGAGTAACCTTATTTTTGATCAAAGTTCAAAGCTCAT TCCTAAGTATTGCTGA
- the pkp1 gene encoding [pyruvate dehydrogenase (acetyl-transferring)] kinase Pkp1, translating to MSVLGKTLQEKVNLLAQYPQTGLSLKQLVYFGKNPTPGTLFRAGLFLRDELPIRLARRIQDLQNLSPMLRSMKRISSVKAAYGRSMEEIIELKGVELPKCLPKHARYHNAPKWRSSLMDSEILHNPSLANTHLDSSKGRYFETDFSDQDNGVDCNWPESLLKFNSNFAYLLNTIRTRHDNVAVEIALDIQEYRRKTNQIDNSIQIFLDRFYMSRIGIRMLLGQYIALVSEPPRENYVGVISTRANIYQIIEGAAENAKYICRLAYGLFEAPEIQIICDPSLEMMYVESHLNHAVFEILKNSLRATVEFHGVDSDFFPPIKVIVAKGQEDITIKISDEGGGISRRNIPLVWSYMFTTASPTLTDDPHDIVSANSTTPMAGFGFGLPLARLYTRYFGGDLELISMEGYGTDVYIHLNRLCESAEPLQ from the exons atgtcAGTGCTCGGGAAAACTTTACAGGAGAAAGTCAATCTCTTGGCTCAATATCCTCAAACAGGGTTGTCTTTAAAGCAATTAGTGTATTTTG GCAAGAACCCTACACCAGGAACACTTTTCCGGGCTGGCTTGTTTTTGCGAGATGAATTGCCCATTCGCTTGGCTCGGCGCATCCAAGACCTGCAGAATCTTTCACCGATGCTACGAAGTATGAAGCGTATATCTTCCGTAAAGGCTGCTTACGGTAGATCTATGGAG GAAATTATTGAACTGAAAGGAGTGGAACTACCGAAATGTCTTCCAAAGCACGCTCGATATCACAATGCCCCGAAATGGAGGTCAAGTTTAATGGACTCTGAAATTCTTCATAATCCCTCGCTTGCAAATACTCATTTAGACTCTTCAAAAGGTCGCTATTTTGAAACAGATTTTTCTGACCAAGATAATGGCGTTGATTGTAATTGGCCCGAAtctttgttaaaatttaatagtAATTTTGCATACCTTTTAAATACCATTCGAACTAGACACGATAACGTTGCAGTCGAAATTGCTTTGGACATACAAGAATACCGAAGGAAGACTAACCAAATTGACAACAgtattcaaatatttttggatAGGTTTTACATGTCTCGTATTGGAATTCGAATGCTGTTAGGTCAATATATAGCACTTGTCTCTGAACCGCCGCGTGAGAATTACGTTGGTGTGATAAGTACACGTGcaaatatttatcaaataataGAAGGTGCTGCTGAAAATGCCAAGTACATTTGCAGGCTTGCGTACGGATTGTTTGAAGCACCTGAGATTCAAATTATTTGCGATCCTTCACTTGAAATGATGTATGTAGAGTCCCATTTAAATCACGCAGTCTTTGAAATTCTCAAAAACAGTCTTCGTGCAACCGTAGAATTTCATGGTGTAGACAGTGATTTCTTTCCTCCCATAAAGGTCATTGTTGCAAAAGGACAAGAGGATATAACCATCAAAATCTCTGATGAAGGAGGCGGTATATCCCGTCGAAATATCCCTTTAGTTTGGTCATACATGTTTACAACTGCCTCTCCTACATTGACAGATGATCCTCACGATATCGTTAGCGCAAATTCTACTACTCCTATGGCT GGCTTCGGGTTTGGTCTTCCTCTCGCTCGACTTTATACTAGGTATTTTGGTGGAGATCTTGAGCTAATTTCAATGGAGGGGTACGGAACCGATGTATACATACACCTAAATCGTCTTTGCGAAAGTGCTGAACCGCTTCAGTGA
- the cdc5 gene encoding splicing factor Cdc5 encodes MVVLKGGAWKNTEDEILKAAVSKYGKNQWARISSLLVRKTPKQCKARWYEWIDPSIKKTEWSREEDEKLLHLAKLLPTQWRTIAPIVGRTATQCLERYQKLLDDLEAKENEQLGLISGEGAEAAAPVNDPNSRLRFGEAEPNLETLPALPDAIDMDEDEKEMLSEARARLANTQGKKAKRKDREKQLELTRRLSHLQKRRELKAAGINIKLFRRKKNEMDYNASIPFEKKPAIGFYDTSEEDRQNFREKREADQKIIENGIRNNEMESEGRKFGHFEKPKPIDRVKKPNKDAQEEKMRRLAEAEQMSKRRKLNLPSPTVSQDELDKVVKLGFAGDRARAMTDTTPDANYSTNLLGKYTQIERATPLRTPISGELEGREDSVTIEVRNQLMRNREQSSLLGQESIPLQPGGTGYTGVTPSHAANGSALAAPQATPFRTPRDTFSINAAAERAGRLASERENKIRLKALRELLAKLPKPKNDYELMEPRFADETDVEATVGVLEEDATDRERRIQERIAEKERLAKARRSQVIQRDLIRPSVTQPEKWKRSLENEDPTANVLLKEMIALISSDAINYPFGNSKVKGTANKVPDLSNEEIERCRLLLKKEIGQLESDDYIQFEKEFLETYSALHNTSSLLPGLVIYEEDDEDVEAAEKFYTNDIQRDLAKKALECNKLENRVYDLVRSSYEQRNFLIKKISHAWKALQTERKNLTCYEFLYNQERLALPNRLEAAEIELSKMQQIEAYAQQDYARVTGQN; translated from the exons atggTTGTTTTAAAAGGAG GTGCCTGGAAAAATACAGAG GATGAAATCTTAaag GCTGCTGTCAGTAAATACGGTAAAAACCAATGGGCCCGCATAAGTTCATTGCTGGTTCGCAAAACTCCTAAACAATGTAAAGCTCGTTGGTATGAATGGATCGATCCAAGCATTAAAAAG ACTGAATGGAGTCGTGAAGAGGACGAAAAATTATTACACTTAGCTAAGTTACTTCCTACACAGTGGCGGACGATTGCTCCAATTGTAGGTCGGACGGCCACTCAATGTTTAGAACGCTATCAAAAACTTCTTGATGATTTGGAAGCGAAAGAGAACGAGCAGTTGGGATTGATCAGTGGAGAAGGTGCAGAAGCAGCTGCGCCTGTTAACGATCCAAATTCCCGGCTTCGTTTTGGCGAAGCAGAGCCCAATTTAGAAACCCTACCTGCACTCCCTGATGCCATTGACATGGATGAAGACGAAAAAGAGATGTTGAGTGAAGCACGTGCACGTTTAGCAAACACACAAGGAAAGAAAGCCAAACGAAAGGATAGAGAAAAGCAGCTTGAATTAACTAGAAGATTGTCACATCTCCAAAAGCGAAGAGAATTGAAGGCAGCTGGAATCAA TATAAAGCTCTTCCGTCGAAAGAAGAATGAAATGGATTATAACGCTTCTATtccatttgaaaaaaagccAGCGATTGGTTTTTATGATACCTCAGAAGAGGACAGGCAAAATTTTCGGGAAAAGCGAGAAGCGGACCAGAAgataattgaaaatggaATACGGAATAATGAAATGGAATCCGAAGGTCGAAAATTTGgtcattttgaaaagccAAAACCTATTGATAGAGTAAAAAAGCCCAACAAAGATGCccaagaagaaaaaatgcgACGTCTTGCCGAGGCTGAGCAGATGAGCAAGAGGCGGAAGTTGAATTTACCTAGTCCTACTGTGTCTCAAGATGAACTGGATAAAGTAGTGAAACTAGGCTTTGCAGGCGATCGTGCTCGCGCTATGACTGATACGACTCCAGATGCTAATTACAGTACTAATTTGTTAGGAAAGTATACACAAATTGAACGAGCTACTCCATTGAGAACACCAATTAGTGGTGAACTTGAGGGAAGAGAGGATTCAGTTACAATTGAAGTTAGAAATCAATTGATGAGGAACCGCGAACAATCTTCTCTCTTGGGTCAGGAAAGTATACCTTTACAACCTGGTGGTACTGGTTACACAGGAGTTACTCCCAGTCATGCAGCTAATGGCTCAGCTTTGGCAGCACCTCAAGCAACTCCTTTTAGAACACCACGTGACacattttctattaatGCAGCTGCGGAGCGAGCAGGACGATTAGCAAgtgaaagagaaaataaaattcgaTTGAAGGCTTTGCGAGAATTGCTTGCAAAACTACCTAAACCTAAAAACGACTATGAACTAATGGAGCCTCGATTTGCGGACGAAACTGATGTTGAAGCTACTGTTGGAGTGCTTGAAGAAGACGCAACAGACCGAGAACGTCGTATCCAAGAACGTATTgcagaaaaagaaaggttGGCAAAAGCGAGGAGGTCACAGGTTATTCAAAGAGATTTGATTCGACCATCTGTAACACAACCAGAAAAATGGAAGCGTTCacttgaaaatgaagatcCGACTGcaaatgttttattgaaagaaatgattGCTTTGATTTCATCGGACGCCATTAATTATCCGTTTGGAAATTCAAAAGTGAAAGGAACGGCTAACAAAGTGCCTGATTTGtcaaatgaagaaattgagaGGTGTAGATTGTTACTAAAGAAAGAGATAGGGCAACTAGAAAGTGACGATTATATCCAATTCGAGAAggaatttttggaaacgTACAGTGCACTTCACAACACCTCAAGTTTGTTGCCAGGCTTGGTAATCTACGAGGAAGACGATGAAGACGTTGAAGCCGctgaaaagttttataCGAACGACATTCAACGAGATTTAGCTAAGAAAGCATTGGAATGTAACAAGTTGGAAAATCGGGTTTATGATTTGGTTAGATCTTCATATGAGCAAcgtaattttttgataaagaaaatctcGCATGCTTGGAAGGCTTTGCAAAcagaaaggaaaaatttaacGTGCTACGAATTTCTATACAATCAGGAGCGATTAGCTCTACCTAATAGGCTTGAAGCAGCTGAAATAGAGCTAAGCAAAATGCAACAAATCGAGGCGTATGCTCAACAAGATTATGCTAGGGTTACTGGACAAAATTAA
- a CDS encoding Rab GTPase-binding protein → MTDIGKHNTEIEQDEMENLLRMDPVRSSLDVESRAIEPDNIAGESIVETRFTGGDSLDEPIRVTLFNEFRAIGEKLVYVLYPKNAQVLRDWDLWGPLIFSLVIALALALSTDKIERESVFTVVVALIWFGEAVCSLNIKLLGANISIFQSMCILGYSSFPLMIASIVCAFVPLIFIRIPVIVAMYAWTLFAAMGVLQNSNLSNKKLLAVYPLFLFYFSLAWIIFL, encoded by the coding sequence ATGACAGACATAGGAAAACATAACACAGAAATAGAACAGGATGAAATGGAAAATCTTCTTCGCATGGATCCTGTTCGATCCAGCCTCGATGTGGAGTCTCGAGCGATAGAGCCGGACAACATTGCTGGAGAGTCAATTGTTGAAACAAGATTCACTGGAGGAGATTCTCTGGACGAACCCATTCGTGTTacattatttaatgaatttagAGCTATTGGTGAAAAACTCGTCTATGTTTTGTATCCCAAAAATGCTCAAGTACTACGCGACTGGGACTTGTGGGGtcctttgattttttccCTCGTAATTGCTTTAGCACTTGCCTTGTCTACTGACAAGATTGAACGAGAATCTGTTTTTACAGTCGTTGTCGCGCTCATATGGTTTGGGGAAGCGGTTTGttctttaaatataaaattactAGGGGCCAACATTAGCATTTTTCAATCTATGTGTATATTGGGGTACTCCTCTTTCCCTTTAATGATTGCTTCTATAGTTTGTGCATTCGTTCCCTTAATATTTATACGCATACCTGTGATTGTTGCAATGTATGCCTGGACATTGTTCGCTGCTATGGgtgttttacaaaattctAATCTatccaacaaaaaattgttggCAGTATACCCTTTATTCCTTTTCTACTTTTCTCTAGCTTGGattatctttttataa
- the rad51 gene encoding RecA family recombinase Rad51/Rhp51: MADTEVEMQVSAADMNNNENGQAQSNYEYDVNVQDEEDEAAAGPMPLQMLEGNGITASDIKKIHEAGYYTVESIAYTPKRQLLLIKGISEAKADKLLGEASKLVPMGFTTATEYHIRRSELITITTGSKQLDTLLQGGVETGSITELFGEFRTGKSQICHTLAVTCQLPIDMGGGEGKCLYIDTEGTFRPVRLLAVADRYGLNGEEVLDNVAYARAYNADHQLELLQQAANMMSESRFSLLVVDSCTALYRTDFSGRGELSARQMHLARFMRTLQRLADEFGIAVVITNQVVAQVDGISFNPDPKKPIGGNILAHSSTTRLSLRKGRGEQRICKIYDSPCLPESEAIFAINSDGVGDPKEIIAPV; this comes from the coding sequence ATGGCAGATACAGAGGTGGAAATGCAAGTTAGTGCAGCAGATATgaataataatgaaaatggaCAAGCACAATCAAATTATGAATACGACGTGAATGTacaagatgaagaagatgaggCCGCCGCCGGTCCTATGCCCTTACAAATGTTGGAAGGCAATGGGATTACTGCTAGcgacataaaaaaaattcatgaaGCCGGATACTACACGGTGGAATCAATTGCTTATACTCCTAAGCGACAACTACTTTTGATTAAAGGAATTTCTGAAGCAAAGGCTGATAAGTTACTTGGCGAGGCAAGCAAACTAGTTCCTATGGGATTTACCACCGCCACTGAGTACCATATTCGAAGAAGTGAATTAATTACGATTACAACTGGATCAAAACAACTAGACACTTTGTTACAAGGAGGCGTTGAGACTGGAAGCATTACAGAATTATTTGGTGAATTCCGTACCGGTAAAAGTCAAATCTGCCATACACTTGCGGTAACCTGTCAGCTTCCTATCGATATGGGTGGTGGTGAAGGTAAATGCTTATATATCGATACAGAAGGAACTTTCCGTCCTGTTCGTTTGTTGGCTGTTGCAGATCGATATGGCTTAAATGGTGAGGAAGTTTTGGATAACGTTGCATATGCTCGTGCTTACAATGCAGACCATCAACTAGAGTTGCTCCAACAAGCGGCAAACATGATGTCTGAATCCCGATTTTCATTGTTAGTTGTCGATAGTTGTACTGCCTTGTATAGAACAGATTTCTCTGGTCGTGGAGAGCTCTCTGCTCGTCAAATGCATTTAGCAAGGTTTATGCGGACGCTACAGCGCTTGGCAGATGAATTCGGTATTGCTGTTGTCATTACTAATCAGGTGGTCGCCCAAGTGGATGGCATTTCCTTTAATCCTGATCCCAAAAAACCAATTGGTGGTAATATTCTTGCCCATTCGAGTACCACTCGACTTTCTTTGCGGAAAGGTCGTGGTGAGCAACgcatttgtaaaatttacGATAGTCCGTGTTTGCCTGAGAGCGAAGCCATATTTGCCATTAATTCTGATGGTGTTGGTGATCCCAAGGAAATTATCGCACCTGtctaa